The Longimicrobiales bacterium genome has a segment encoding these proteins:
- a CDS encoding DUF4126 family protein codes for MSRIRSVFFGALGVGVVSGMRTFLMPALLSRASPAPPGTSSANGAAHLLRSPAVSNALALASLGELIGDKLPMAPDRTEVPSLAARAVSGGFAATVIASWNSEAAVPAAVLGSVGAIGSAHVMVRLRTAIGRRLDIPDPLVGLAEDCLALAIGHILISTAEGNQAATGP; via the coding sequence ATGTCCCGGATCAGGTCTGTGTTTTTCGGAGCTCTGGGCGTCGGAGTCGTCTCGGGAATGCGTACGTTCCTGATGCCTGCGCTTCTGAGCCGTGCTTCACCAGCGCCTCCAGGAACTTCGTCCGCAAACGGGGCAGCTCATCTACTGCGATCACCCGCCGTGTCCAACGCACTTGCACTCGCGTCTTTGGGCGAGCTCATCGGCGACAAGCTGCCCATGGCACCTGATCGCACAGAGGTGCCTTCGCTCGCTGCGCGAGCCGTTTCAGGCGGATTCGCTGCGACGGTCATCGCCTCATGGAACAGTGAAGCGGCAGTGCCCGCCGCTGTGCTGGGGTCGGTTGGCGCGATCGGATCTGCGCACGTGATGGTGCGGCTGCGGACGGCGATCGGCCGCCGGCTCGACATCCCGGATCCGCTCGTCGGTCTGGCCGAGGATTGCCTTGCATTGGCAATTGGCCACATTCTGATTTCGACTGCGGAGGGCAACCAGGCTGCGACGGGGCCCTGA
- a CDS encoding BTAD domain-containing putative transcriptional regulator, translating into MTGRAVQRHRIGLLALLASAYPRGRAREAVMAMLWPDHDTVSARKLLNQSVYVLRRTLGDDAIVSDFDELRLDTAFLTIDVVEFRTAIAQGEDERAASLYSGAFLDAFFVTGAPDFGDWADRERDRLAGMYAKALERLAEAAEAAGDRAAAADWWRARVAHDPADSGATIRLMLALDALGNRAGALTQARLHEQLLRDEFGTEPVPELMALADRLRSTPRPVVVDSVTSPTPLESAVDAAAAAAHPGRTTASGAHISSRPRRSRSTLRLALAAVAVVTTGVVIAVVAHRSAVSRATEADDALRGTRSIAAYEHYLRGSDSALLRSDSGVHAGIEHLQSSVALDPDYALAWAGLGKMYGRAATSAPRQERDRYFTLGLQAAERALALDDRLADAHATLGILLMGTFDFVSAEAHLNSALALDPDHANTHEWLVTLHLWMSRPHQALVHAQRALELEPLSPRANAELARALAGNDRCPEAIEQLRKLESVRPPLLRVSSIAALCHARLEQWDNAIAILRAAPPDASGSSTSLIGFILGRAGRQSEALEIREQLLERWQRGEADAYDVALQFVGSDQLDESYVWLNRALQDRSLSGLPGGVPHTQVLNPLFAYAQDDPRFADLQKRLGGVPSQRTR; encoded by the coding sequence TTGACCGGCCGGGCCGTTCAGCGGCACCGCATCGGCCTGCTCGCACTGCTGGCGAGCGCGTACCCCCGGGGCCGTGCGCGCGAAGCCGTCATGGCCATGCTCTGGCCCGATCACGATACGGTCAGTGCGCGCAAGCTGCTCAACCAGTCGGTCTACGTTCTCAGGAGGACGCTCGGCGACGACGCCATCGTCTCCGACTTCGATGAGCTCCGCCTGGACACGGCGTTCCTGACGATCGATGTCGTGGAATTCCGCACCGCCATCGCTCAGGGCGAAGACGAGCGTGCTGCCTCGCTGTACTCGGGCGCGTTTCTGGACGCGTTCTTCGTGACCGGCGCCCCGGATTTCGGGGATTGGGCAGATCGCGAGCGAGACCGTCTGGCCGGCATGTATGCGAAGGCACTGGAGCGACTGGCCGAAGCAGCCGAAGCGGCCGGAGACCGCGCCGCTGCCGCCGACTGGTGGAGAGCCCGCGTCGCGCACGATCCGGCTGACTCCGGCGCCACGATTCGGTTGATGCTGGCGCTCGACGCGCTCGGCAACCGCGCGGGTGCGCTGACGCAGGCGCGCCTCCACGAGCAGTTGCTGCGCGACGAGTTCGGCACGGAGCCGGTGCCGGAGTTGATGGCACTCGCGGATCGACTGCGCAGCACGCCGCGGCCGGTCGTCGTCGACTCAGTCACGTCGCCGACTCCGCTGGAGAGTGCGGTCGATGCGGCAGCGGCGGCGGCACATCCCGGGCGCACAACTGCGTCGGGTGCGCACATCTCGTCGCGGCCTCGCCGGAGCAGGTCGACGCTGCGGCTGGCCCTGGCCGCAGTTGCCGTAGTCACCACGGGCGTGGTGATTGCCGTCGTGGCGCACCGCAGCGCGGTCTCACGTGCAACGGAAGCGGATGACGCGCTGCGCGGAACGCGAAGCATCGCCGCATATGAGCATTACCTGCGCGGCAGCGACAGCGCTCTGCTGCGGAGCGACAGCGGCGTGCACGCGGGGATCGAGCACTTGCAGAGTTCAGTAGCGCTGGACCCGGATTACGCCCTCGCATGGGCCGGTCTCGGCAAGATGTACGGCAGAGCTGCGACGTCGGCGCCGCGGCAGGAGCGCGATCGTTATTTCACGCTCGGTCTGCAGGCTGCCGAGCGGGCGCTCGCCCTCGACGACCGCCTGGCTGACGCCCACGCTACGCTGGGCATCCTGCTGATGGGTACGTTCGACTTCGTGTCGGCCGAAGCGCATTTGAATAGTGCACTCGCGCTCGATCCGGACCATGCGAACACGCACGAGTGGCTCGTCACGCTACACCTCTGGATGAGTCGTCCGCACCAGGCACTCGTTCATGCTCAGCGCGCGCTGGAGCTGGAGCCGCTCTCGCCGCGAGCGAATGCCGAGCTCGCGCGCGCCCTCGCGGGCAACGACCGCTGCCCGGAGGCGATCGAGCAGCTCAGGAAGCTGGAGTCCGTGCGGCCGCCATTGCTGCGCGTGTCGAGCATTGCCGCGCTGTGCCACGCGCGCCTGGAGCAGTGGGACAACGCTATCGCAATCCTCCGCGCGGCGCCTCCTGATGCGAGCGGGTCAAGCACGAGCCTCATCGGCTTCATACTCGGCCGAGCCGGACGACAGAGCGAAGCGCTCGAGATCCGTGAGCAGCTGCTGGAACGGTGGCAGCGCGGTGAAGCTGACGCTTACGATGTCGCGCTGCAGTTCGTCGGTTCAGATCAGCTGGATGAATCCTATGTGTGGCTGAATCGTGCACTGCAGGACCGCTCGCTCAGCGGCCTGCCGGGCGGCGTTCCGCACACTCAAGTGCTCAATCCTCTATTCGCATACGCGCAGGATGACCCGCGTTTCGCTGATCTGCAGAAGCGACTCGGCGGGGTCCCCTCGCAGCGTACCCGGTGA